A single Melopsittacus undulatus isolate bMelUnd1 chromosome 11, bMelUnd1.mat.Z, whole genome shotgun sequence DNA region contains:
- the LOC117436782 gene encoding formin-like protein 5 yields the protein MCTRWGGGEGRGTGPAGAGRASERRLSSCGDAAPAPPADSGRGRRRPPPGTLAEARRFCGPEPVPVSRQVPQGSGPGLGAPSGRSRSCPCRRRAPVETRSGEPPLPHGRERGGASQGREGTRRPRTFAFSPANWQLQHWDQSGRAVTPLPSFSFAPPEPLSVPPNRRARNGERRKRRRGKKASSAPVPCGLCSFSAEEATPGRLCWTPVSAPRRLRSWALPGQAPRLGTDS from the exons ATGTGCACccgctggggggggggggagggacgGGGGACGGGACCTGCCGGCGCGGGACGCGCCTCCGAGCGCCGCCTTTCATCTTGCGGGGACGCCGCACCGGCCCCGCCGGCCGACAGCGGGAGGGGGCGGCGGCGCCCCCCACCCGGGACCCTCGCCGAAGCCCGAAGGTTCTGCGGCCCCGAGCCGGTGCCGGTGTCCCGGCAGGTGCCCCAGGGGAGCGGGCCGGGACTGGGAGCCCCGTCCGGCCGGTCCCGGAGCTGTCCCTGCCGCAGACGCGCTCCCGTCGAGACCCGCTCAGGAGAGCCGCCTCTCCCGCACGGGCGTGAACGGGGCGGTGCATCGCAGGGACGGGAAGGGACGCGGCGACCCCGAACCTTCGCGTTTTCTCCCGCGAATTGGCAG ctgcagcactgggatcaGAGCGGCAGGGCTGTGACACCGCTGCCGAGCTTTAGCTTCGCACCTCCCGAACCCCTCTCAGTACCCCCGAACCGCCGGGCTCGAAATGGcgagaggaggaagaggaggagaggcaAGAAAGCTTCGTCTGCCCCCGTTCCCTGTGGGCTCTGCAGTTTCTCAGCGGAGGAGGCAACCCCAGGCCGGTTGTGCTGGACCCCTGTCTCAGCACCTCGACGGCTGCGAAGCTGGGCTCTACCGGGACAGGCACCCAGGCTGGGCACAGATTCTTAA